In the Arachis ipaensis cultivar K30076 chromosome B10, Araip1.1, whole genome shotgun sequence genome, one interval contains:
- the LOC107621132 gene encoding serine/threonine-protein phosphatase 7 long form homolog, whose amino-acid sequence MGDNPDQLYRLDGVTHIAGVINEEPYRCIMSMRRQQGMRLDERIVLYLQIARLYHLARLNEIWFRLNEPIVSAFVERWRQEMHTFHMSFKECTITLQDVAYQLGLPIDRHHVSGCLTDFETYIEGGRLAWAWFEELLGVLLPANCIHKFAVKYSWFP is encoded by the exons ATGGGGGATAACCCGGACCAACTTTATCGTTTGGATGGAGTCACTCATATAGCTGGTGTCATCAATGAAGAG CCCTATCGATGTATCATGAGCATGCGACGGCAGCAGGGTATGCGCCTAGACGAGAGGATTGTTCTGTACTTGCAAATAGCCCgtttataccatcttgcgaggcTGAACGAGATTTGGTTTAGGTTGAATGAGCCAATTGTTAGTGCGTTCGTGGAGCGATGGCGTCAGGAGATGCACACGTTTCATATGTCGTTCAAAGAGTGCACGATTACACtgcaggacgtggcgtaccagtTAGGGCTGCCGATCGATAGACATCATGTCAGTGGTTGCCTGACAGATTTTGAGACGTACATTGAGGGTGGTCGCCTAGCTTGGGCGTGGTTCGAGGAGCTGTTGGGTGTATTGCTTCCTGCGAACTGCATCCACAAGTTCGCAGTGAAATACAGTTGGTTCCCGTAG